In Aegilops tauschii subsp. strangulata cultivar AL8/78 chromosome 3, Aet v6.0, whole genome shotgun sequence, one genomic interval encodes:
- the LOC109741525 gene encoding uncharacterized protein, which produces MTSSGSSSYNPFAGPNPTDIRGINIHDRVPIVLDVTDATYFAWKTCFSLLFCENNLVDHVDGSVDSRAMVGNSEWTAIDATLIWWFFTTISKDLFHTVVSNGDDARAVWVKLNGLFTDNKLQRCVFLQQEFFDCHQDDQSIDDYCRRLKTLADELRDIGAKVDDDLLLSTLTTGLNEDFGNAASNLSLIPEPSFPKFVAYLRLEERRMKGVKKRVQHHALAAGTSRGAPPSAAPPASAPRH; this is translated from the coding sequence ATGACTTCCTCCGGCTCCTCCTCCTACAACCCCTTCGCCGGGCCGAACCCCACTGACATCCGCGGCATCAACATCCACGACCGCGTCCCCATCGTCCTCGATGTCACCGACGCCACGTACTTTGCGTGGAAGACGTGCTTCTCGCTGCTCTTCTGCGAGAACAATCTCGTGGATCACGTTGACGGCTCCGTCGACTCCCGCGCCATGGTGGGCAACTCCGAGTGGACCGCGATCGACGCCACGCTCATCTGGTGGTTCTTCACCACCATCTCGAAGGACCTGTTTCACACGGTCGTGAGCAATGGTGATGACGCCCGCGCCGTGTGGGTCAAGCTCAAcggcctcttcaccgacaacaaGCTTCAGCGCTGCGTTTTTTTGCAGCAGGAATTTTTTGACTGTCATCAGGATGATCAGTCTATCGATGACTACTGCCGCCGCCTGAAGACGTTGGCGGATGAGCTCCGTGACATTGGCGCCAAGGTTGATGACGACCTCCTCCTCAGCACGCTCACCACCGGCCTCAACGAGGACTTCGGTAACGCCGCCTCCAACCTCTCCCTCATACCGGAGCCCTCCTTCCCCAAGTTCGTGGCATACTTGCGGTTGGAGGAGCGTCGGATGAAGGGGGTCAAGAAGCGCGTGCAGCACcacgccctcgccgccggcaccTCGCGTGGTGCCCCTCCATCGGCCGCCCCGCCCGCGTCTGCGCCCCGCCACTAG